A window of Fragaria vesca subsp. vesca linkage group LG7, FraVesHawaii_1.0, whole genome shotgun sequence contains these coding sequences:
- the LOC101302311 gene encoding phosphopantothenate--cysteine ligase 1-like yields the protein MALTNGLEIPKEVLDAEIKSFYDSAPPLNNSDDVSEKLEAFVKKNSQPSGNGGARRVVCVTSGGTTVPLEQRCVRYIDNFSSGHRGAASTEYFLKAGYAVIFLYRRGTCQPYCRSLPNDPLLECLEIVNESNIQVHQSHSQAVRSAITETHAAVADGLLLKLPFTTIFEYLQMLQLVAFTMRSIGPHAVLYLAAAVSDFYVPWNSMAEHKIQSGSGPLDMRLVQAPKMLLVLRKDWAPMAFCISFKLETDSKILLEKADMAFRKYKMHMVVANELLSRKEEIVVVTSNEKISVCRNKSLGVDDVESALIELLV from the exons ATGGCTCTAACAAATGGGTTGGAAATTCCTAAAGAAGTGCTAGATGCAGAAATCAAATCCTTTTATGACTCAGCTCCTCCTTTAAACAATAGTGATGATGTCAGTGAAAAACTTGAGGCATTTGTTAAAAAAAATTCGCAGCCTTCTG GAAATGGAGGAGCTAGGAGGGTGGTTTGTGTAACCTCTGGTGGTACCACGGTTCCTCTGGAGCAACGATGTGTTCGCTACATTGACAACTTCAGTTCTGGTCACAGAGGAGCAGCTTCCACAGA GTACTTTTTGAAGGCAGGCTATGCTGTTATCTTTCTTTACCGGAG GGGAACTTGCCAACCATATTGCAGATCTCTTCCCAATGATCCATTACTTGAATGTCTGGAAATTGTGAACGAGTCAAACATTCAAG TACATCAGTCCCATTCACAAGCAGTGAGGAGTGCTATCACTGAGACTCATGCT GCGGTGGCAGACGGCCTCTTGCTGAAACTTCCCTTTACAACAATATTTGAGTATCTCCAG ATGTTGCAGTTGGTTGCGTTTACAATGCGAAGTATAGGACCACATGCCGTGTTATATCTTGCGGCAGCAGTATCTGACTTTTACGTCCCTTGGAATAGCATG GCAGAGCACAAAATTCAATCAGGGTCTGGTCCATTGGATATGCGACTTGTTCAGGCGCCAAAGATGCTCTTAGTGCTGAGGAAAGACTGGGCTCCCATGGCCTTCTGCATATCATTTAAG CTAGAAACAGATTCAAAGATCCTGTTAGAGAAGGCTGATATGGCTTTTAGGAAGTACAAGATGCATATGGTTGTAGCCAATGAGCTCTTGAGCCGAAAAGAAGAGATCGTTGTTGTCACCAGCAATGAAAAGATTTCAGTTTGTCGAAACAAGTCTCTGGGTGTTGATGATGTTGAGAGCGCCCTTATTGAGCTTCTTGTGTAG
- the LOC101302602 gene encoding DNA repair helicase XPB2-like — MSGLQVDEYNSFPCGHMHLNTILLFSLQRIRAPKPARAPPTAPATTADLTPMAVRNSAVKLVFSNVLKNAPRAPLGAQKARGGTATESALMGEGRNRDFTKLQLKPDNHNRPIWACPDGRIFLETFSALYKQAYDFLIAIAEPVCRQELMHEYNLTPHSLYAAVSVGHETETIISVLNKLSKTKLPEEVIDFIHSSTANYGKVKLVLKNNRYFVSSPFPEVLKTLLKDHFIAESRITSEGPHGNKGFTIITTMGETGAGPSDLLNEAELAAVAEEKETRAFEIDPSKVEHVKQRCLPDCLNYPMLEEYDFNNDTVNPDLDIELKPQSHPRPYQRKSLSIMFGNGRARSGIIVLPCGAGKSLVGVSAASRIRKSCLCLATNAVSVDQWAFQFKLWSTLRDDQICRFTSDSKERFRGNAGVVVTTYNMIGFGGKRSEESEKIIEEIRNREWGLLLMDEVHVVPAEMFRNVIKFTKSHCKLGLTATLVREDEKITDLNFLIGPKLYEANWLDLVKDGFIANVQCAEVWCPMTKEFFVEYLKKENSKRKRELYIMNPNKFRACEFLIRFHEEQRGDKIIVFADNLFALTEYAMKLRKPMIYGATSHAERTKILQAFKTSRDVNTIFLSKVGDNSIDIPEANVIIQISSHAGSRRQEAQRLGRILRAKGRPEDRLAGGKEEYNAFFYSLVSTDTQEMYFSTKRQRFLIDQGYSFKVITSLPPPESGAELSYHRLGDQLALLSKVLSVDDDKIGLETLEEDADEIALQKARVHRSTGSMSVMSGASGRVYMEYGTHTQKHKHGKTQIKSTKPRDPMKRHYLFKQRRS, encoded by the exons ATGAGCGGCCTACAAGTTGATGAGTATAACTCTTTCCCGTGTGGTCACATGCATCTGAACACAATCCTCCTCTTCTCTCTTCAACGCATCAGGGCTCCTAAGCCGGCTAGAGCTCCTCCAACCGCACCGGCCACGACTGCTGACCTCACTCCCATGGCCGTAAG GAATTCTGCTGTTAAGTTAGTTTTTAGCAATGTTTTAAAAAATGCGCCTCGGGCGCCCCTTGGGGCTCAAAAGGCGCGAGGCGGTACTGCAACTGAGTCAGCCTTGATGG GTGAAGGGAGAAATAGAGACTTTACCAAACTACAATTGAAGCCTGACAACCATAATCGGCCTATATGGGCTTGTCCAGATGGCCGAATATTCCTCGAAACTTTCTCGGCTTTGTACAAACAAGCTTATGATTTCCTTATTGCCATTGCGGAACCCGTTTGCAG GCAAGAGTTGATGCACGAGTATAACTTGACCCCGCATTCATTATATGCGGCAGTCTCAGTTGGCCATGAAACAGAAACAATTATTTCTGTTCTGAATAAGCTGTCCAAGACCAAGCTCCCCGAAGAGGTTATAGATTTCATACATAGTTCTACAGCTAATTACGGCAAAGTGAAGCTTGTGCTAAAGAATAATCGATACTTTGTCAGTTCCCCATTTCCAGAG GTGCTGAAGACATTGCTTAAGGACCACTTTATAGCAGAATCAAGGATTACTTCTGAG GGTCCTCACGGAAATAAAGGTTTTACAATTATCACAACAATGGGTGAAACTGGAGCTGGTCCTAGTGATTTGCTAAATGAAGCAGAACTGGCAGCTGTGGCTGAAGAAAAAGAAACTCGTGCATTTGAAATTGATCCTTCAAAG GTTGAGCATGTTAAGCAACGTTGTTTGCCAGATTGTTTGAACTATCCTATGTTGGAAGAATATGACTTTAATAACGATACC GTTAACCCTGATCTTGATATTGAATTAAAGCCTCAATCCCATCCCCGACCGTATCAAAGGAAGAGCTTGAGTATAATGTTTGGGAATG GGAGAGCAAGATCTGGTATTATTGTACTGCCTTGTGGTGCTGGAAAATCTCTAGTTGGTGTTTCTGCAGCCTCTCGAATAAGAAAGAGCTGCCTTTGTTTAGCAACAAATGCTGTCTCGGTTGATCAGTGGGCTTTTCAGTTTAAGTTGTGGTCAACTCTCCGAGATGACCAAATTTGTCGCTTCACATCTGATAGTAAAGAAAGATTCCGTGGAAATGCTGGGGTGGTTGTGACAACATATAACATGATTGGTTTTGGTGGAAAGAGGTCTGAAGAATCTGAAAAGATTATTGAAGAAATAAGAAACAGAGAATGGGGATTGCTTCTCATGGACGAG GTGCATGTTGTTCCTGCTGAAATGTTTCGAAATGTCATCAAATTTACTAAATCGCACTGCAAGCTTGGGCTCACTG CCACACTTGTCAGAGAGGATGAGAAGATCACAGACCTGAACTTCCTTATTGGTCCCAAATTGTATGAAGCAAACTGGTTGGATTTGGTTAAGGATGGATTTATTGCAAATGTACAGTGTGCTGAAGTATGGTGTCCAATGACAAAAGAGTTTTTTGTGGAATATTTGAAGAAAGAAAACTCAAAGAGAAAGCGG GAACTTTATATCATGAATCCAAATAAGTTTAGGGCATGCGAGTTTCTTATAAGGTTTCATGAAGAGCAACGTGGTGATAAAATTATTGTATTTGCCGATAATCTATTTGCACTTACAGAGTATGCAATGAAACTTCGGAAACCTATGATCTATGGTGCTACCAG CCATGCCGAGAGGACAAAAATTCTACAAGCTTTCAAAACAAGTCGAGACGTAAACACCATATTTTTGTCCAAG GTGGGTGATAATTCCATAGACATTCCTGAGGCAAATGTGATTATTCAGATCTCATCACATGCTGGTTCACGACGTCAAGAAGCACAGCGTCTTGGACGTATTTTGAGGGCTAAG GGTCGACCTGAGGATCGGTTGGCAGGAGGTAAGGAGGAGTACAATGCGTTCTTTTATTCTCTTGTGTCGACTGATACTCAG GAGATGTATTTTTCAACTAAACGCCAGCGGTTTTTGATTGATCAAGGTTACAGTTTTAAG GTTATTACAAGCTTGCCCCCTCCTGAATCAGGAGCTGAGTTGAGCTATCACCGACTTGGTGACCAACTGGCACTACTTTCAAAG GTGTTGAGTGTTGATGATGATAAAATTGGGTTAGAGACACTAGAAGAAGATGCCGATGAGATTGCCCTTCAGAAAGCACGCGTACATCGCTCAACAGGATCCATGAGTGTGATGTCGGGTGCCAGTGGGAGGGTTTACATGGAATATGG TACTCATACTCAGAAACACAAGCATGGCAAAACACAGATAAAGAGTACTAAGCCCAGGGATCCGATGAAGAGACATTATTTGTTTAAACAACGCCGTAGCTGA
- the LOC101291466 gene encoding 50S ribosomal protein L3-1, chloroplastic-like, whose translation MALLPIQTALSLSSKPSLFLTPKTPSPLLLTKPRRSAVTVMSMEAGIGVMATKLGMMSFFEPTGKVVPVTVVGFKEGNIITQLKTQATDGYDAVQVGYRRIRDRKLTKPEMGHLQKAGTIPLRHLQEFRLQNIEGFEPNQKLDFNEIFKEGDLVDVAGTTIGKGFQGGIKRHHFKRGQMTHGSKSHRQLGSIGAGTTPGRVYKGKKMPGRMGGTKTKIRKLKIVKIDKELNVVMINGALPGKPGNLLRITPAKIVGKNIPKS comes from the coding sequence ATGGCACTCCTCCCAATCCAAACTGCTCTCTCCCTCTCCTCAAAACCCTCCCTCTTCCTCACCCCCAAAACCCCCTCCCCCCTCCTCCTCACCAAACCCCGCCGCTCCGCCGTCACCGTCATGTCCATGGAGGCCGGCATCGGCGTCATGGCCACCAAGCTCGGCATGATGAGCTTCTTCGAACCCACCGGCAAAGTCGTCCCCGTCACCGTCGTCGGCTTCAAAGAAGGCAACATCATCACCCAGCTCAAAACCCAAGCCACTGACGGCTACGACGCCGTCCAAGTCGGCTACCGCCGCATCCGTGACCGGAAACTCACCAAGCCCGAAATGGGTCACCTCCAGAAAGCCGGCACCATCCCTCTACGTCACCTCCAGGAGTTTCGCCTTCAAAACATCGAAGGGTTCGAGCCCAACCAGAAGCTAGACTTCAACGAGATTTTCAAGGAGGGTGACCTCGTCGACGTCGCCGGAACCACCATCGGAAAAGGGTTTCAGGGAGGGATCAAAAGGCATCACTTCAAGAGGGGGCAGATGACTCATGGGTCCAAGAGTCACAGGCAGCTTGGGTCCATTGGGGCCGGAACGACGCCGGGGAGGGTTTATAAGGGGAAGAAGATGCCTGGGAGGATGGGAGGGACTAAGACTAAGATCAGGAAGCTTAAGATTGTTAAAATTGATAAGGAGCTTAATGTGGTCATGATTAATGGGGCTCTTCCTGGTAAGCCTGGGAATCTTTTGCGTATTACTCCGGCTAAGATTGTAGGGAAGAATATCCCTAAGAGTTAA
- the LOC101291759 gene encoding UDP-glucose 6-dehydrogenase-like, whose product MVKICCIGAGYVGGPTMAVIALKCPSVEVVVVDLNQKRIDAWNSDTLPIYEPGLDDVVKKCRGKNLFFSTNVDESVMAADIVFVSVNTPTKTTGLGAGKAADLTYWESAARMIARVSKSSKIVVEKSTVPVKTAEAIEKILTHNNKSDIQFQILSNPEFLAEGTAIEDLFHPDRVLIGGRETPEGQKAVQALKDVYAQWVPEDKILTTNLWSAELSKLAANAFLAQRISSVNAMSALCEATGANVAQVSFAVGKDSRIGPKFLNGSVGFGGSCFQKDILNLVYICECNGLPEVAEYWKQVIKINDYQKSRFVNRVVASMFNTVSKKKIAILGFAFKKDTGDTRETPAIDVCQGLLGDNANLSIYDPQVTEEQIKMDLTSKKFDWDHPLHLRPMSDTTTLEKVCVVKDAYEAAKDSHGVCILTEWDEFKTLDYQKIYEGMQKPAFIFDGRNVIDAGKLREIGFIVYSIGKPLDAWLNDMPAVA is encoded by the coding sequence ATGGTGAAGATCTGTTGTATTGGTGCTGGCTATGTCGGGGGTCCTACGATGGCAGTGATTGCACTCAAGTGCCCCTCTGTTGAAGTTGTTGTCGTCGATCTCAATCAGAAAAGGATTGATGCTTGGAACAGTGACACACTTCCAATTTACGAGCCTGGCCTTGATGATGTGGTCAAGAAGTGCCGAGGCAAGAACCTGTTCTTCAGCACCAATGTGGATGAGAGTGTAATGGCAGCTGATATAGTGTTTGTCTCTGTCAACACCCCAACCAAAACAACAGGTCTTGGAGCAGGGAAAGCAGCTGATCTGACTTATTGGGAGAGTGCTGCTCGAATGATTGCTCGTGTATCAAAGTCCAGCAAAATTGTTGTTGAGAAATCGACAGTCCCAGTCAAAACAGCTGAGGCAATAGAAAAGATTTTGACCCACAACAACAAATCAGACATCCAATTCCAAATTCTCTCTAACCCTGAATTTCTAGCTGAGGGAACTGCAATTGAAGACCTTTTTCACCCAGATCGTGTCCTCATTGGTGGCAGGGAGACCCCTGAAGGCCAGAAGGCTGTCCAAGCATTGAAGGATGTCTATGCTCAGTGGGTGCCTGAAGACAAAATCCTAACCACCAACCTTTGGTCTGCAGAACTCTCCAAGCTTGCTGCGAACGCATTCTTGGCTCAGAGAATTTCGTCTGTCAATGCCATGTCTGCTCTTTGTGAGGCTACAGGGGCCAACGTTGCACAAGTTTCATTCGCTGTTGGCAAGGACAGTAGGATAGGACCAAAGTTTCTTAATGGCAGTGTTGGTTTTGGTGGGTCTTGCTTCCAGAAGGATATCCTGAATCTGGTCTACATCTGCGAATGCAATGGTCTTCCAGAGGTGGCAGAGTACTGGAAACAGGTCATCAAGATTAATGATTATCAGAAGAGCCGTTTTGTGAACCGTGTTGTTGCCTCCATGTTTAACACAGTGTCCAAGAAGAAGATTGCCATTCTTGGGTTTGCCTTCAAGAAAGATACTGGTGACACTAGGGAGACCCCTGCTATTGATGTGTGCCAGGGGCTGTTGGGTGACAACGCCAACCTGAGCATATATGACCCACAGGTCACTGAGGAACAGATCAAGATGGATCTCACATCGAAGAAGTTTGACTGGGACCATCCTCTTCACCTACGGCCGATGAGTGATACCACTACCCTTGAGAAGGTTTGTGTGGTCAAGGATGCCTATGAGGCAGCGAAGGATTCCCATGGTGTTTGCATTCTGACCGAATGGGATGAGTTTAAGACTCTCGATTACCAGAAGATATACGAAGGTATGCAGAAACCGGCATTCATATTTGATGGAAGGAACGTGATTGATGCTGGTAAATTGCGTGAGATTGGTTTCATTGTTTACTCAATTGGTAAGCCCCTGGATGCATGGCTGAATGACATGCCTGCTGTTGCATAA